A genomic window from Phoenix dactylifera cultivar Barhee BC4 chromosome 7, palm_55x_up_171113_PBpolish2nd_filt_p, whole genome shotgun sequence includes:
- the LOC103718707 gene encoding GATA transcription factor 4-like: MPPVNLNLFSPPFDIDDMLKDVTIEETCDGRLCVPDDPVEDLEWFPALYDDSLVFNLLPNGGDKKSELCDALTDWEVPKKRRTRQVGRRTWSLDPPERLLYGHLLKDGVHFDMLKKCTHCITRETPLWRSGPDGPGTLCNACGIRYKSRRLLPEHQPASRPARGTTGYAATHKKVCKVRRGRKSKKSNGHIY, encoded by the coding sequence ATGCCCCCTGTCAACCTTAACCTATTCTCTCCACCCTTTGATATTGATGACATGTTAAAGGATGTCACCATAGAAGAAACATGTGATGGCAGGTTATGTGTGCCTGATGACCCTGTGGAGGACTTGGAGTGGTTCCCGGCCCTCTACGATGACTCACTGGTATTCAACTTACTACCCAATGGTGGAGACAAGAAGAGTGAGCTCTGTGATGCTTTAACTGATTGGGAAGTGCCCAAGAAGCGGAGGACCAGACAGGTTGGACGAAGAACATGGTCTTTAGACCCCCCGGAGCGCCTTCTCTATGGCCACCTGTTAAAGGATGGTGTTCATTTCGACATGCTGAAGAAGTGCACCCACTGCATCACAAGGGAGACGCCACTATGGAGGTCTGGGCCTGATGGGCCCGGGACCCTCTGTAATGCTTGTGGAATCCGCTACAAGTCCCGGCGGCTCCTGCCAGAGCACCAACCTGCATCGAGACCTGCCCGTGGTACTACTGGTTATGCAGCCACTCACAAGAAGGTTTGCAAGGTGAGAAGGGGGAGGAAAAGCAAGAAGAGCAATGGCCATATTTACTGA